The genomic window CACCGCCGAGCAGATTGCCGTGTGCGATGAGGAACAGATCCAGAGATGCGGGATGACGACGAAAAAGGCTTGTTATATCAAGAGCATGGCCGCGAAGGTTCTGTCGGGCGAGCTCGATCTGGACGAACTTGCGTCTCTGCCCGACGACGCGGTAATAAAAAAACTGGTCGCTCTCGACGGAATCGGCGTCTGGACGGCGGAGATGCTGCTGCTGTTTTCCCTCGGACGGCCGGATGTGGTGAGCTACGGCGATCTGGCAATCCGCAGGGGTATGATGAACCTGTATGGTTTGAAAGCGCTGCCGAAGAAGAAGTTCGATTATTATCGCCGGCGGTATTCCCCGTACGGGTCGGTCGCTTCGCTCTATCTTTGGGAGCTGTCCGTGATGAAGCCATGATCCGGCTGTTATGGTGCTGCGCAAGGGTGTATTATTGCTCTAAAGATAAAAAAAAGTTGCCTTAAAGCGCCATCGGGTGCAAAATATAAGGAGAGTTGCGCCTTTAAGGCAAGCTCCCCCACGTTTTGACCGGGAGTTGAAATATTTTGGACCACCCCAAGGGCCTGATGAGGGGCCTGTATGACAAGTACAAAGACCGTGACGTCGTGTGGCTCGTTCCCCTCGTAGTCGCGGCGACCGCCAGAATCCTCGACTATATTTTCTGGCTGCTCTCCTCCGGCCGCGGCATCCCCAAATGCGACGACACCACCTGGTACCTGAATTACGCCAATAACCTGCTCGCTAATCTGCAGAACGGCCTCGATATCGACGACACGCTCTACTTCGGCTACAACATCCTCTTAAGCTTCCTGCTCGCCGTATTCCGCGACCCGGCCACCATCATTGTCATCCAGGGGGTGGTCGCCGGTCTGGGCGTCGTCCTTGTCTATAAGATCGCCCGGCTGCTGTTCACCAAGACTACCGCCATCATCGCTTCCATTTTTTATATCGGCGCCTGGGACGTCACGATGTGGGCCTCGTACCTGCTGTCCGACAGCTTTTTCCTCAGCCTGTTGCTGCTGACCGTTTACAGCATGCTGCTGGCGCTGGAGACCGGCCGGCGCAGCCACCGACTCCTCTTCCTTGCCGCCGCCGGCTATCTGTTCATCTTCCGGCCCACCGGCATCCCGATCGTCGCCGTCCTTATCCCGTACATCATTTTCCGGCTGCCCCGCCCGGCGGCGGCCGCCTTCCTGGCCCGGTACCGGCTGCCCCTGGGCGGCGCGGCCGCGGTCCTCGTCGCCGGCGGCGCGTACCTCTACTGGAGCGGCGCCCTCGACCCCTTTTTTGCTTCCTTCCGGTA from Sporomusaceae bacterium includes these protein-coding regions:
- a CDS encoding DNA-3-methyladenine glycosylase, translating into MPFFAYGQKEIDYLRKKDKKLGAAIERIGFIERATKPDVFTAMVDSIISQQISSKAADTVLERLGNLLGDITAEQIAVCDEEQIQRCGMTTKKACYIKSMAAKVLSGELDLDELASLPDDAVIKKLVALDGIGVWTAEMLLLFSLGRPDVVSYGDLAIRRGMMNLYGLKALPKKKFDYYRRRYSPYGSVASLYLWELSVMKP
- a CDS encoding glycosyltransferase family 39 protein, which translates into the protein MDHPKGLMRGLYDKYKDRDVVWLVPLVVAATARILDYIFWLLSSGRGIPKCDDTTWYLNYANNLLANLQNGLDIDDTLYFGYNILLSFLLAVFRDPATIIVIQGVVAGLGVVLVYKIARLLFTKTTAIIASIFYIGAWDVTMWASYLLSDSFFLSLLLLTVYSMLLALETGRRSHRLLFLAAAGYLFIFRPTGIPIVAVLIPYIIFRLPRPAAAAFLARYRLPLGGAAAVLVAGGAYLYWSGALDPFFASFRYNVLKVLYTVYARGFIYDYAHPRDLKFLPDLTVTVANSPVLSFIVNNWDYVSTLYLKRAVAFLGHWVWKTDFGSLSGAYMFVVNILPAALFAVGTVAAVADRRFAKAAPLWLITLAVFIFCTLLFMDWMYRYRLPAIPFIAIVAAYGAERLILLAKNTRLITYGKRQNADCHPGV